TCTCCCTATGGCGTTTCTGGGGTAGTCGTGATTCAGGAAAGCCATCTGGCCATTCATACCTGGCCCGAGTATGGTTACGCAGCCGTAGACTTGTTCACGTGCGGTGAGACAGTAGACCCATGGGTGTCTTATGATTTCCTGCAGAAGGCTTTCAAAGCTAGCCACGGTTCTTCCATGGAGTGCCGCAGAGGGCAGCAGAGCCTGTTGCAGCGCACAGATTTTACGGTAGAGGCCCGCGACACGGGTCAGCAGATCACGCCCATTCCTAGAATCACGCGGGACGTGTGGTTTACAGAGCGTGATGAGAACATCGCCCTTTCTTTAAAACACACCGGTGACCAATTGTACAAGAAGCAGTCACCGTACCAGAAAGTAGAGGTGTTTGAAACGCTGGCCTATGGCAACATGCTCACCCTGGACGGTATGGTAATGTGTACCCAGAAAGATGAGTACGTATACCATGAGATGATCACGCACGTACCCATGCTCAGCCATGGCAACGTGAAACGCGCCCTGGTGATTGGCGGTGGAGACGGTGGCACCGTGCGGGAACTGTTGCGTCATGAGCAGATAGAGGAAGTGGTGCTGGTAGAAATTGACGAACTGGTGATTGAAGCCTGCAAACTACACCTGCCAGAAACCGCCAGCGCCTTTGACCACCCAAAATTGAAACTGCTGGTAGAAGACGGCATCAAATACATTCAGGAGTGCGCCAATGAGTCATTTGACTTGATCATTGTAGATTCAGCAGATCCGGTGGGACCGGGAGAAGGCTTGTTCACCGCCGAGTTCTATGGACAGGTGTACCGCTGCCTCACGGCCAATGGCATTATGATCACGCAGAGCGAGTCGCCGCGCTTCAACACCAAGGTGTTCGTAGAAATCTATGACACGTACAAAGGCATTTTCGGGCAGGAGAAAGTGCATTGCTACCTGGCGGCCATTCCAACGTATCCAACGGGTACCTGGAGCTTCTCTTTCAGTTCCAAAGGAAACGTGCACCCCAAAGATGTCAACATGGACGTAGCCGCCGCTTTCTCCAGAGAGCACAACCTGCGCTACTACAATGAAGACATCCACCAGGCGGCCTTCGCGTTGCCTAACTTCGTTAAAGACCTTTTAAAGAAATAACACCTAATCCCAGCAATATGAAGTTGACCTCCATGTGTGAGTCTAAACGCGTTAAAATCTCGTCCTTTGACCAAAACGGCGTAGGTGAGGTGGGCAGCGGCTTGTTCGGGCTTCCGTTCACAGAAGAAGAGTCTGAAATAGTAGTGTTTCCTATTCCCTGGGAAGTAACCGTTTCTTACAATGCTGGCACCGCCGAGGGGCCCGCCGCTGTGCGGGATGCCTCGCCGCAGTTGGATTTGTTTGACCCAGAATTAGCCGATGTATGGCAGCTGGGCGTGCACATGCCTGAGATCCCAGAAGACTGGGCTCAGGAAAGCACTAGGTTACGCGAAAAGACCGAAGCCTACATTCAATGGTTGGAAAACGGGCAGCCGGAAGGAGATCATACCCATGAGCAGACCATTGAAGAGGTAAACCAAAAAGGCGAAGAATTGCTGCAATGGTCCAAACAAGCCACGCTAGAATACTTGAACCAAGGCAAACTGGTTGGCGTGCTGGGCGGTGACCACAGTACTCCGCTGGGGTTTATGCATGCTTTGGCTGAGAAACATGAGGAGTATGGCATTTTACAGGTAGATGCGCACGCAGATTTACGTGATGCCTATGAAGGTTTTACTTATTCGCATGCTTCTATCATGTTCAATGCCTTAAAAATTCCCCAGGTGAAAAAGCTGGTGCAGGTGGGCATTAGAGATCTTTGCCAGGGCGAGGCAGAGTTGGTGGAGCAGAGCAATGGCCGCGTGACTACCTTCTATGACAGCAACCTTAAGACCAAGCTCTATGAAGGCAGCACCTGGAAGAAGCAGTGCAAAAAAATCATTGCCCAATTACCCCAGAAAGTATACATCAGCTTCGACATAGACGGCCTGGACCCTAAACTTTGCCCCGGAACTGGTACGCCGGTGCCTGGCGGTTTTGAATTTGAAGAGGCGGTGTATTTAATCAAAGCCCTGGTGAAATCCGGCAGACAGATCATCGGGTTTGACCTTTGTGAAGTAGCGCCGGGTGAAACAGAATGGAACGGTAACGTGGGTGCCCGTCTGCTTTACAAACTCTGCAACTGGATGGCCGTTTCACAAGGCAAATTAGAACCAGTAGGGTAATCTCAATCATTTAAAAATACTCCAACATGAGCTTCATCATTAAGATTATCCTCACAGGAATTGCCGCCTTAGTCCTGGCGAAGTTCATTCCCGGTATTGTCATTGACGGCGTGCTCACAGCCCTTATCCTGGCATTGGTCCTGGCTATTTTGAATGCCGTAGTGAAACCAATTCTGGTATTTCTGACTATTCCCATCACGTTCATGACGCTTGGATTGTTTTTGCTGGTCATTAACGTAATCATCTTGTACCTAGCCGATTACCTGGTAGATGGTTTTAACCTGGAAAGTATTTTAGGTGCCATTATTTTCAGTTTGGCTATGTCTGTGATTACCACCATCATTGATTTCGTGAGAAAATAGCCTTTGAAAGTTCTCTTAAGAAAAGCCCGGGGCAGATGCCTCGGGCTTTTTGCTTTTTAACCCGAACGTCCACTTGAATAAGGCCCGTTTTTAGGGTATTTTTGTGAAAAGAGCAGAAAAATGAGCGTGAGGGAAGCACAGGAGGTACTGAAGTTATATTTTGGGTATGACAAATTTAGACCAGGGCAGGAGGAGATCATCTCTAACGTGCTGGCTAAGAAGGATACCATTGTGCTCATGCCCACGGGCGGCGGAAAATCTATCTGCTACCAGGTGCCAGGCTTAGTAATGCCCGGGCTCTGCGTGGTGGTTTCTCCCCTGATTGCCCTCATGAAAGACCAGGTAGAAGCCCTGCTGGGAAACGGAGTGAACGCTGGCTACCTCAACAGTTCTCAATCCTCTAAGGAACAGCAGCTCATTGAACAGCAGTGTTTTGACGGAAGGCTCAAAATGCTGTATGTCTCCCCAGAGAAACTGCTTTCTGCCGGCTTCTTCTCTTTTCTCAAACGCTTGCAGGTGAACCTGTTTGCCATTGATGAGGCGCACTGTATCTCGGCCTGGGGCCATGATTTCAGGCCGGAGTATCTGCAGCTTAAAAACCTCAAGCTCCAGTTCCCCGAAATTCCGGTAATCGCCCTCACCGCCACCGCCGACAAACTGACCCAGCGCGACATCCAGACGCAATTGTACCTGGAGAACCCGCGGGTGTTCAGTTCCTCGTTTGACCGTCCCAACATTTACCTGCAGGTGCAGCCAGGCCAGAAGCGCATGGAAGCTATCCTTGATTTTTTGGAAGACCGTCCTTTTCAACCGGGTATCATCTATTGCCTCAGCCGGAAGGCTACGGAGTCTCTGGCTCAGAAGTTAAAGGAAAAGGGTTACAATGCTGATTATTATCATGCCGGTCTGTCGGCTAAGGACCGGGACAAAGTGCAGGAGCGTTTTCTACAGGACAACGTGCAGATTATGTGT
The nucleotide sequence above comes from Nibribacter ruber. Encoded proteins:
- the speE gene encoding polyamine aminopropyltransferase codes for the protein MAMDALGRHILVEFYNCSPELMNDVVHIENSMVEAAETAGATVINSTFHHFSPYGVSGVVVIQESHLAIHTWPEYGYAAVDLFTCGETVDPWVSYDFLQKAFKASHGSSMECRRGQQSLLQRTDFTVEARDTGQQITPIPRITRDVWFTERDENIALSLKHTGDQLYKKQSPYQKVEVFETLAYGNMLTLDGMVMCTQKDEYVYHEMITHVPMLSHGNVKRALVIGGGDGGTVRELLRHEQIEEVVLVEIDELVIEACKLHLPETASAFDHPKLKLLVEDGIKYIQECANESFDLIIVDSADPVGPGEGLFTAEFYGQVYRCLTANGIMITQSESPRFNTKVFVEIYDTYKGIFGQEKVHCYLAAIPTYPTGTWSFSFSSKGNVHPKDVNMDVAAAFSREHNLRYYNEDIHQAAFALPNFVKDLLKK
- a CDS encoding agmatinase family protein encodes the protein MKLTSMCESKRVKISSFDQNGVGEVGSGLFGLPFTEEESEIVVFPIPWEVTVSYNAGTAEGPAAVRDASPQLDLFDPELADVWQLGVHMPEIPEDWAQESTRLREKTEAYIQWLENGQPEGDHTHEQTIEEVNQKGEELLQWSKQATLEYLNQGKLVGVLGGDHSTPLGFMHALAEKHEEYGILQVDAHADLRDAYEGFTYSHASIMFNALKIPQVKKLVQVGIRDLCQGEAELVEQSNGRVTTFYDSNLKTKLYEGSTWKKQCKKIIAQLPQKVYISFDIDGLDPKLCPGTGTPVPGGFEFEEAVYLIKALVKSGRQIIGFDLCEVAPGETEWNGNVGARLLYKLCNWMAVSQGKLEPVG
- a CDS encoding phage holin family protein — its product is MSFIIKIILTGIAALVLAKFIPGIVIDGVLTALILALVLAILNAVVKPILVFLTIPITFMTLGLFLLVINVIILYLADYLVDGFNLESILGAIIFSLAMSVITTIIDFVRK